The window GCGGACCCCGACCCCCGCCCCCGGGTGGAACGTCGCGGACCAGATCGCCCACCTGACCTTCATCTTCACCCTCGCCAAGGCCGCCGCCGCCGAGCCCGAGACCTTCAAGGCCATCGCCGCCTCCGCCGCCGGCGACTTCAACGGCGCCGTCAACGCCGCCCTCGCGCAGTTCAACACCCTGCCGCCCGCCGAACTCCTCGCCCGCTTCCGGGCCGAGGGCGAGGCCTCCGTCGCCGCCCTCGGCGCCGTCCCCGAGGGGCAGGTCGTGCCCTGGCTGGTCAACCCGCTGCCGCCGGCCGTCCTCGCCAGCGCCGGGATCATGGAACTCTTCGCCCACGGCCAGGACATCGCCGACGCCCTCGGGGTCCGCCGCGAGCCCACCGACCGGCTCTACAACCTCGCCTTCTTCGCCTTCCTGACCCGCGACTTCGGCTACCAGTCCCGCGGCCTGACCCCGCCGGCCGCACCCTTCCGCTTCGAACTGACCAGCCCCTCCGGCGAACCCTGGAACATCGGCCCCGAGGACGCCGCGCAGAAGATCGCCGGACCCGCCCACGACTTCGCCCTGCTGGTCACCCGACGCCGCCACCGCGCCGACCTCGCGCTGACCGCCACCGGTGAGGAGGCCGAGCGCTGGCTCGACATCGCCCAGGCCTACCGCGGCCCCGCCGGCGAGGGCCGCCGCCCCGGCCAGTTCACCGACTCCGAGGAGTGAGGCCGCCGTGACCGGAGCGGGCCCGAGGAGGGTCACCGTGATCGGCTGCACAGTGACCGGCACCTCCATCGCGCTCGCCCTGGTCAGCGCCGGGGTCGAGGTCTC of the Streptomyces sp. RerS4 genome contains:
- a CDS encoding TIGR03084 family metal-binding protein, which gives rise to MSALNDVLKDLSADIDEVATLVAGIDEAAWRTPTPAPGWNVADQIAHLTFIFTLAKAAAAEPETFKAIAASAAGDFNGAVNAALAQFNTLPPAELLARFRAEGEASVAALGAVPEGQVVPWLVNPLPPAVLASAGIMELFAHGQDIADALGVRREPTDRLYNLAFFAFLTRDFGYQSRGLTPPAAPFRFELTSPSGEPWNIGPEDAAQKIAGPAHDFALLVTRRRHRADLALTATGEEAERWLDIAQAYRGPAGEGRRPGQFTDSEE